The following is a genomic window from Longimicrobium sp..
ACGCGCCTGCAGGCGGCCGACCGCCGCGACCTGCCCGGCGAGCTGTGGGAAAAGTGCCCCAACTGCAACGACATCCTCTACACCCAGAAGCTTAAGGAGAACTGGAACGTCTGCCCCAGCTGCGCGTTTCACCTGCGCCTTTCGGCCGACGGGTACGTGTCGCTGCTGATCGACGAGGGCACGTTCACCGAGTTCGACGCCGACCTGCGCTCGGCCGACCCGCTGGGGTTCGTAGACCTGAAGGCCTATCGCGACCGGCTGATCGCGGCGGAGCGCAAGAGCACCCACGGCGACGCGGTGCTCACCGGCGACGGCGAACTGGACGCGGTTCCCGTTTCCATCGGCGTGATGGACTTTTCCTTCATCGGCGGGTCGATGGGCTCCGTCGTGGGCGAAAAGCTGGCGCGCGCGGGGCTGCGGGCGCTGGAGGGGCGCAAGCCGCTGATCATCATCTCGCAGTCGGGCGGGGCGCGGATGATGGAGGGGATCTTCAGCCTGATGCAGATGGCCAAGACCTCGGCCGTCCTCGCGCAGCTTCACGAGGAGGGGCTGCCCTACGTGTCGATCCTGACGGACCCCACCACGGGCGGCGTGACGGCGTCGTACGCCATGCTGGGCGACATCAACGTGGCCGAGCCCAACGCGCTGATCGGCTTCGCGGGGCCGCGGGTGATCGAGCAGACCATCAAGCAGGAGCTGCCGGAAGGCTTCCAGCGCTCGGAGTTCCTGCTGGAGTTCGGCATGCTCGACGACATCATCGACCGGCGGAAGATGAAGCCGTACGTGTCGCGGATGCTGCGGCACATGATGGGACTGCCCGCGTCGGAGGCGGCGCGGGCCTGGGAAGCGGCGTGAAGCCCGACGATCCCGCGGCCTGGCTCTTCGCCCGCACCTCGGGCGGCATCCGCTGGGGGCTGGAACGGACGGAAGAACTGCTCGCCGGTGCGGACCATCCGCACCGGCGATTCGCTTCCGTGCACGTGGCGGGCACCAACGGCAAGGGCTCGGTGTCGGCGTTGTGCGAGTCCGCGATGCGCGCCGCGCACCCGGGGCGGACGATCGGCCTATACACCTCGCCGCACCTGGTGTCGTTCCGCGAGCGCATCCGCATCGGCGGGCATCCGGTGGATGCGGAGCTGCTCGCGGCGTGCGAGGCCCGGCTGCGTCCCACCATCGAGCGGACTGAGGCCACCTTCTTCGAGGCCACCACGGCGCTCGCCTTTCTCTGCTTCGCCGAGGCGGGTGTGGACCTGGCGGTCGTGGAGGTCGGCTTGGGCGGGCGGCTGGATTCCACGAACGTGATCAGCCCGCTCGCCGTCGCCGTGACGAACGTGGCGCGAGACCACACGGAGTACTTGGGCGAGTCGCTGGAGGAGATCGCGGCGGAGAAGGCGGGCGTCTTCAAGCCCGGTGTCCCGTCCATCACGGCCGAGACCGCGGCGGGGCCGCTGGACGTGCTGCGCCAGCGCGCGGCGGAGGTCGGCGCGCCGCTGACGGAGCTGGACCGCGCGGCGCGCATCGGCGACGTCTCACTCTCGCTCGAGGGGACACGCTTCAGCCTGGGGTCGGAGCGTTGGGGGAGCCACGAGGTCCGGATTCCGCTGATCGGGGCGCACCAGGCGCGCAACGCGGCGCTGGCGGCGGAACTGTTGGGACTTCTGCCCGATGACGTCCGTCCTGGATGGGAAGCGATCGAGCGGGGGTTCGCGGAGGTGCGCTGGGCGGGGCGGATGCAGGTGGAGCGCATCCGTGGTGGAACGTGGATCTTCGACGTGGCGCACAACCCTGCGGGCGTGCAGGCGCTTTGCGAGTCGCTGGACCAGGTCGCGTTCGACCGCCCGCTGGTGGTGATCGCCGCCATCCTCGCGGACAAGGAGTGGGACGAGATGCTGCCGCCGCTGCTAGCCCGTGCGGACGCCGCCATCCTCACCACCGCGCCGACTGCACCGGAGGGCCGGCGGTGGGACCCGGAGCACGTCGCGCGCTCGCTGGACGCGCAGATCCCCATCCGCGTGATCCCCGACCTTTCCGCAGCCCTGATGCGCGCCGAGACGATGGCGCCCTACGGAACCGTGCTCGTCACCGGCTCGGTGCACACGGTCGGCGACGCATTGGCGGCACTGGAAATCCCCGTCGTCTAGCGACGCAGTTCGACCGGGACTGCGTCGAGAAGCCCCACTTCCAGCGCGCCCCAGAAGCCAATGAGGATAGCCTCGGCGGCATCGTGGCGCAGGGAAGTGGGGCGGGGGGCGCCGGACCACTCGATGATGCGGCGGGCGAACGGATCGGCGTTGCTCTTGGCCTGCGCGCCGGTGCGCTGCTCGCGGCCGTACAGCAGGCGTTGCCGCCACACCTCCGCGCCGATCCGCAGGACCTCGAGCGCGCGTTTCTCGGCCTCGTTCTCCCAGATCCCGGCCAGGTTGCCGCCGCCCTCCAGAACGAGCCAGCGTACCTCTGGCAGCGTGTTCAGAAGGCCGTGCACCGCGCGCCGCAGCCTCGACGCACTGCCGAAGTTCTGCGATCGATACCACCGCAGCCGTCCATCATCCCCGTACAGCGCCAGCCCCGTCCGGAGCCCCAGGTCCACCGCGAGCAGCGACATGCGCGGGCATCGGAGCAAGTCGTCTGCCCGCGCTCAGCTGCCCAGGCGGAACTCGGGCGTGATGGTGATGCGATCGGGACCGTTGGCGAGTTCCAGCCGGCCGGCGCGGCTCTCGATGTAGATCATCAGGTTGGTTCCGCCCGGAAGTGCGGCGGATGGAGCGAGGATGGCCCGGTGATCGTCGTCGATCACGGCGCGCGCCGCGAGCGCCCGGCAGCGTGCCAGGTCGTACGGATCATCGCTCCGCAGCGCAGCGGGGGTGAGGTCGTAGCGATGGAGCGTGGCAGGGCAGGTGAGGTCGAGAACGGGGCCGACGGACACGTCGATGGACACGAGGTCGCGTCGCAAAGCCCCGGCTCCATAGGCGGTTACGTGCTTCTCGAACTCTGCGATGGCCGTCTCTGGCGTGAAAGATGTGTATAAACAAGGAAGGCGGGGCCGCCGGCTATTCCAGCGACCCCGCCCGGCTTTCAAGATCCACCCCAGATGCAGTGGCTCGGCGCCGACAGGGACGTGTCTCCAGACACGCCGCGTCACTCTCATATCACACGTACGCTCCAGACTCGATCGTCGCGAGGAGTTCGATCACCGATTCGATGGCACCGGTTCGCAGCAGCGAAGCGGGCGTGCGGCCCCTGAGCGCGGGGACGGACGAATGCAGCCACTCGGCGGCAGCGGTCTCGGTGCCGAACACCGCAGTGAGCAGGTGCCGTAGCTCACGAAGAGTTTCCAGCCGGTCGCGGGCAGCGCCGCGAGGCGTAAACTTGCACGTTCTCCAGCGACGCACCGTACGCTCCGTGGTTTTGAGGGCAACGCCGATTTCGCCGTAGTTCAAAGCCAGCGCGGAATGCGCCCAGTCGATCACATCCGCCGCCGCCCGCCGCTCCGTCTGCACAAGACTCATCATCAAACCTCCGGGTGTGGCAACTATCGGACGCAATGTACATCGGCCCTGTTGTCCGATCAAGTGTCCTGCGATTTGTCCGGTCTGCGCACGCGCTGGACGGGACTCTGACTGGCGAACCGGTTGCTCTGCCCGGGCGGGGGAAGATACATTCTCCGGCTATGTCGAACTCCAACTTTCAGGCGCTGCCCGGGTTCCGGGACTTCTATCCCGACGATCTCGCCATCCGCACGCACATCATGGCGGCGTGGCGCGAGGTGGCGCGCCGCTACGGATTCCAGGAATACGACGGGCCTCCGCTGGAGCCGCTGGAGCTGTACACGGAAAAGTCGGGGCCCGAGATCGTCAAACAGCTGTACGACTTCGTCGACAAGGGCAGTCGGCACGTGGCGCTGCGCCCGGAGATGACGCCCACGCTGGCGCGCATGGCCGGCGCGCGTGCGGGCGGAATGCGGAAGCCCATCAAGTGGTTCTCGCTGCCGCAGCTGTTCCGCTACGAGCGGGCGCAGCGCGGGCGCCTGCGCGAGCACTTTCAGCTGAACTTCGACATCCTGGGCGAGGAAGAGGTCGCCGCCGATGCCGAGCTGCTGGCCGCCGCCATCGACATCCTGCGCGTGCTGGGGCTTACCGCCGACGACTTCGTGGCGCGCATCTCCGACCGCAGGCTGCTGCGCGCGCTGCTCCTGCACGCGGGGACGCCCGAAGACCAGCTGATCCTGGTCTACAACATCATCGACAAGCTGGAGCGCGATTCGCGCGAAGTGATCGCGAAGCGGCTGACGGGCGAGGCGGGGCTGACGGACGAGGCGGCGGAGCGGGTGCTCGACATCTTCCGCTACACCGACTTCGACGCGGTGCGCCAGGCGTACGGGTCCACCGAGGGCGTGGGGCCCGAGATCGAGCGGATGGGCCAGTTCTTCGGCGCGCTGCGGGCGATGGGGCTGGGCGACTACGTGCGCTTCGACCTGTCGATCGTGCGCGGGCTGGCGTACTACACGGGGATCGTCTTCGAGCTGTTCGACACCCGCGGCGAGCTGCGCGCCATCTGCGGCGGCGGGCGCTACGACAACCTGCTCAAGCAGATCGCGGGTGTGGACCTGCCGGCGCTCGGCTTCGGGATGGGCGACGTGGTGCTGAAGGAGCTGCTGACCGACCGCGGCTTGCTGCCGTCGACGAAGCAGAGCGTGGACTACTACCTGATCGCCGTCACCCCCGAGCAGCGCGACGACATGCTCGCGCTCGCGCACCGGCTGCGCGAAACGGGCGCCTCGGTGGAGTACGGGCTCAAACAGGCTGGGGTCGGCAAGCAGTTCAAGAACGCGTCCGCCGTGGGCGCGCGCCGCACCGTCGTCCTGGGTCCCGACGAACTGGCGGAAGGTGTCGCCGTCGTCAAGGAGATGGAGACCGGCCATGAGTCGCGCGTCCCCCTGGCCGAGCTGGGCCGACCGTGACGCCCGCGCCGGCAACGTACGGCTGAGCCGGCGCGGGCTTTCCGCGCAAGCAGGTGTGCGTTCGGAAATTGGAGGGCGGCATGACGGGGACGACCAGCAGCCTGGTGACCGCGGAGGAGCTGTTCCGGATGCCGGACAGCAATACGCGCCGGGAACTGATCCGCGGAGTGATCCACGACCGGCCGCTCGCAGGGTGGCGGCATGCACGGCTCGCGAGCAACGGGCTCTTCGCGCTGAACGAGCACGTGTACCGCCGCGGAGTGGGCGAGGTGGTGGGTCCCGCCGGTTTCCTGGTGGAGCGTGCTCCCGATACCGTCCTGGCTCCAAGTTTCGCGTTCGTGGCGGCAGGGCGGTGGACGCCTCCGGCGCGCTACGAAGATGATTTCTACTTCGAGGGCGCACCGGACCTCGCGGGCGAGGTCGTGTCCGACGCGCGTTCAGCGGCGGATCTCCCAGCCAGGGTGGCTCGCTGGCTGAACGCGGGAACGCGTGTGGTGCTGGTCATCGACTACGATCGCGTGACTGCCACGCTCTTTCGCCCCGGGAGCCACCCGGCCGAACTCGGTGCTGACGAGGAGATGGACCTGTCTGACCTGGTTCCCGGGATGAACGTGCCTGTACGCCGCCTGTTCGAGCGCTGAGCCGAATCGGATTTCCTCGCAACTGACATCGCCGCCGCCTTCATCGGCGGCCTGACCGATACCGATCTCATGGCCAACGAAAAAGCGCTGACCACCCAGGCCGAAGACTTCAGCGCCTGGTACAACGAAGTGGTGCTCAAGGCCGAGCTGGCCGACTACTCGCCCGTGCGCGGATGCATGGTCATTCGCCCCTACGGCTACCGCCTGTGGGAGCTGATGCGCGACCGGCTGGATCTGCGCTTCAGGGAAACCGGGCACCAGAACGCCTACTTTCCGCTCTTCATCCCGCAGAGCTTCCTGGCCCGCGAGGCCGAGCACGTGGAAGGGTTCGCCAAGGAAGCGGCCATCGTCACCCACACGCGACTCAAGGCGGTGGAGGGCGGTGGGCTGATCCCCGACCCCGACAGCAAGCTCGAGGAGCCGCTGATCGTGCGGCCCACGTCGGAAACGATCATCTACGAGATGTTCAGCAAGTGGGTGCAGAGCTACCGCGACCTGCCGCTGCTGTACAACCAGTGGGCGAACGTCGTCCGGTGGGAAATGCGCACCCGCTTGTTCCTGCGCACCACCGAGTTCCTGTGGCAGGAGGGCCACACCGCGCACGCCACGCACGACGAGGCAGAGGCCGAGACGCTGCAGATGCTGGGCGTGTACCGCGAGTTCATGGAAGAATGGCTCGCGATGCCGGTGGTCACCGGGCAGAAGAGCGAGTCCGAGAAGTTCGCAGGCGCGCTGCGCACCTACACGTGCGAGGCGATGATGGGCGACAACAAGGCGCTGCAGAACGGCACCTCGCACAACCTGGGGCAGAACTTCGCCAAGCAGTTCGCGTTGAAGTTCGCCAGCGAGAGCGGGGCCGAGGAGTTCGCCTGGAACACGTCGTGGGGCGCCAGCACCCGCATGGTGGGCGGCCTGGTGATGACCCACGGTGACGACGCGGGGCTGGTGATGCCCCCGCGCGTGGCGCCCATCCAGGTGGTGATCGTTCCCATCTACCGCAAAGACGAGGAGCGCGAGCTGGTGCTGGGCAAGGCGCGCGAGATCGTTGCCGCGCTCGCGGGCATCCGTACGCACGTGGACGATCGCGACAAGCTTACGCCGGGCGCCAAGTTCTTCGAGTGGGAGATGAAGGGCGTGCCCTTCCGCATCGAGGTGGGCCCCAAGGACATCGCCAAGGGCCAGGTGGTGCTGGCGCGGCGCATTCCCGAAGGCGAGCAGCGCAAGGAGTTCCTTCCCGAGGCAGAGGTGCTGGCGTCGATGGCGCAGCGGCTGGAGGACTACCAGGCCTTCCTGCTGGAGCGCGCCCGCGCGCGCCGCGACGCCAACTCGCACCGGGGCGTGGATTCGTACGACCGCTTCCGCGAGATCATGGACGGCCCGGGCGGGTTCGTCTACGCGGGCTGGTGCGGCTCGGGCGAGTGCGAGGAAAAGGTGAAGGACGACACCAAGGCCACCATCCGCTGCTTGCCGTTCGAGGAGTTCCGCTCCGAGACGGCGCCCGAGGCATGCCTGGTGTGCGGCGCGGCCGCCCAGCACGAGGCGGTCTGGGCCAAGTCGTACTGACACGGAAAAGGGCCGCCCTGCGGGCGGTCCTTGTTTCTGGCGCGGCGGTTCGAGCGACAGCGTCAAACAGCGGAGGAATACGATTGGAGAACATCGCTGAGCCTTTGGCGGCCGAGGCGTTCCCGCGCGTGGGCGGGGTGCTGCACTGCGAGAACGTTCCCATGCAGGAGCTGGTGGCCCGCTGGGGGACGCCCCTGTACGTGTACAGCCAGAACGCCATCCGCGACCGCTTCCGCGAGCTGGACGACGCGCTGTCGCCGGTGCCCCACCTGATCGCCTACTCGGTGAAGGCCAACGGCAACCTGGCCGTTCTCCGCACCCTCGCCGACTTGGGCGCCGGAGCCGACATCGTTTCCGGCGGCGAGCTTCACCGGGCGCTGCTGGCGGGCATTCCCCCGGAGCGCATCGTCTTCAGCGGGGTGGGGAAGACGGTGATC
Proteins encoded in this region:
- the accD gene encoding acetyl-CoA carboxylase, carboxyltransferase subunit beta; protein product: MAWFRKPKTRLQAADRRDLPGELWEKCPNCNDILYTQKLKENWNVCPSCAFHLRLSADGYVSLLIDEGTFTEFDADLRSADPLGFVDLKAYRDRLIAAERKSTHGDAVLTGDGELDAVPVSIGVMDFSFIGGSMGSVVGEKLARAGLRALEGRKPLIIISQSGGARMMEGIFSLMQMAKTSAVLAQLHEEGLPYVSILTDPTTGGVTASYAMLGDINVAEPNALIGFAGPRVIEQTIKQELPEGFQRSEFLLEFGMLDDIIDRRKMKPYVSRMLRHMMGLPASEAARAWEAA
- a CDS encoding folylpolyglutamate synthase/dihydrofolate synthase family protein, with product MKPDDPAAWLFARTSGGIRWGLERTEELLAGADHPHRRFASVHVAGTNGKGSVSALCESAMRAAHPGRTIGLYTSPHLVSFRERIRIGGHPVDAELLAACEARLRPTIERTEATFFEATTALAFLCFAEAGVDLAVVEVGLGGRLDSTNVISPLAVAVTNVARDHTEYLGESLEEIAAEKAGVFKPGVPSITAETAAGPLDVLRQRAAEVGAPLTELDRAARIGDVSLSLEGTRFSLGSERWGSHEVRIPLIGAHQARNAALAAELLGLLPDDVRPGWEAIERGFAEVRWAGRMQVERIRGGTWIFDVAHNPAGVQALCESLDQVAFDRPLVVIAAILADKEWDEMLPPLLARADAAILTTAPTAPEGRRWDPEHVARSLDAQIPIRVIPDLSAALMRAETMAPYGTVLVTGSVHTVGDALAALEIPVV
- a CDS encoding RES family NAD+ phosphorylase, which translates into the protein MRVTRRVWRHVPVGAEPLHLGWILKAGRGRWNSRRPRLPCLYTSFTPETAIAEFEKHVTAYGAGALRRDLVSIDVSVGPVLDLTCPATLHRYDLTPAALRSDDPYDLARCRALAARAVIDDDHRAILAPSAALPGGTNLMIYIESRAGRLELANGPDRITITPEFRLGS
- a CDS encoding antitoxin Xre/MbcA/ParS toxin-binding domain-containing protein; translation: MMSLVQTERRAAADVIDWAHSALALNYGEIGVALKTTERTVRRWRTCKFTPRGAARDRLETLRELRHLLTAVFGTETAAAEWLHSSVPALRGRTPASLLRTGAIESVIELLATIESGAYV
- the hisS gene encoding histidine--tRNA ligase, translating into MSNSNFQALPGFRDFYPDDLAIRTHIMAAWREVARRYGFQEYDGPPLEPLELYTEKSGPEIVKQLYDFVDKGSRHVALRPEMTPTLARMAGARAGGMRKPIKWFSLPQLFRYERAQRGRLREHFQLNFDILGEEEVAADAELLAAAIDILRVLGLTADDFVARISDRRLLRALLLHAGTPEDQLILVYNIIDKLERDSREVIAKRLTGEAGLTDEAAERVLDIFRYTDFDAVRQAYGSTEGVGPEIERMGQFFGALRAMGLGDYVRFDLSIVRGLAYYTGIVFELFDTRGELRAICGGGRYDNLLKQIAGVDLPALGFGMGDVVLKELLTDRGLLPSTKQSVDYYLIAVTPEQRDDMLALAHRLRETGASVEYGLKQAGVGKQFKNASAVGARRTVVLGPDELAEGVAVVKEMETGHESRVPLAELGRP
- a CDS encoding Uma2 family endonuclease, which gives rise to MTGTTSSLVTAEELFRMPDSNTRRELIRGVIHDRPLAGWRHARLASNGLFALNEHVYRRGVGEVVGPAGFLVERAPDTVLAPSFAFVAAGRWTPPARYEDDFYFEGAPDLAGEVVSDARSAADLPARVARWLNAGTRVVLVIDYDRVTATLFRPGSHPAELGADEEMDLSDLVPGMNVPVRRLFER
- the proS gene encoding proline--tRNA ligase yields the protein MANEKALTTQAEDFSAWYNEVVLKAELADYSPVRGCMVIRPYGYRLWELMRDRLDLRFRETGHQNAYFPLFIPQSFLAREAEHVEGFAKEAAIVTHTRLKAVEGGGLIPDPDSKLEEPLIVRPTSETIIYEMFSKWVQSYRDLPLLYNQWANVVRWEMRTRLFLRTTEFLWQEGHTAHATHDEAEAETLQMLGVYREFMEEWLAMPVVTGQKSESEKFAGALRTYTCEAMMGDNKALQNGTSHNLGQNFAKQFALKFASESGAEEFAWNTSWGASTRMVGGLVMTHGDDAGLVMPPRVAPIQVVIVPIYRKDEERELVLGKAREIVAALAGIRTHVDDRDKLTPGAKFFEWEMKGVPFRIEVGPKDIAKGQVVLARRIPEGEQRKEFLPEAEVLASMAQRLEDYQAFLLERARARRDANSHRGVDSYDRFREIMDGPGGFVYAGWCGSGECEEKVKDDTKATIRCLPFEEFRSETAPEACLVCGAAAQHEAVWAKSY